From the Streptomyces nodosus genome, the window ACTCGTCGCCCTCGTCGGACCGTCCGGCTGCGGCAAGACCACCACCGTCATGATGGTCAACCGGCTGATCGACCCCACCTCGGGGCGGATCCTGGTGGGCGGCCGGGACATCGCCGGCGTCGACCCGGTACGGCTGCGGCGCCGGATCGGCTATGTGATCCAGCAGGTGGGCCTGTTCCCGCACCGGACCGTCCTGGACAACACCGCGACCGTGCCGTACCTGACCGGCTGGAAGAAGGCGAGGGCACGGGCGCGGGCCGCCGAGCTGCTCGCCCTGGTGGGCCTGGACCCGAAGACCTACGGGCCGCGCTACCCCGACCAGTTGTCGGGCGGCCAGCGGCAACGCGTCGGGGTGGCACGGGCGCTGGCCGCGGATCCGCCGGTGCTGCTGATGGACGAGCCGTTCGGGGCCGTCGACCCGGTGGTGCGGGAACAGTTGCAGGAGGAGTTCCTGCGGATGCGGGAGTCGGTGCGCAAGACGGTGCTCCTCGTCACCCATGACATCGAGGAGGCGGTACGCCTCGGCGACCGGATCGCGGTCTACGGCCAGGGGCACATCGAACAGTTCGACACGCCCGGGGCGGTGCTGGGCAGGCCCGCCACGCCGTATGTCGCCGAGTTCGTGGGCGCGGACCGCGGGCTGAAGCGGCTCTCGGTGACCCGGATCGAGCCGAGCGACCTCGAACAGCCGCCCGTCGCCCGGCTGGACGAACCCGCCGCGCGCGTGGTGGCCCGGCTGCACGCTCAGGGGGCACGCTGGGCCGTGGTCCTCGACGCCGGGGGCGATCTGCACGGCTGGACCGGCGTCGGCGAACTCGACGCGGGCGGACCGGTCGGCGACCACGTCCACCGGATGAACTCCTGGGTCCCGGTGGGCGCCCCGCTCAAGCAGGCCTTCGGGGTGATGCTCCAGCACGACGCGGGCTGGGTGGCGGTCCTGGACGGGGCCCGCTTCCTGGGCGTCCTCACCCCCGCCAAGCTCCATGAGGCGCTGCGCCGCTCGGTGGACGCGGACGCACGGGGCGTCCCTCGGAGCCTGGTGCCCTTCGACTCGGTGGCGGACGCGTGACCGGTACGCGCACGTCGTGCACACCCCCGCACCGGCCGCCGTTCTTCAGGCCGGCCGAGGGTGCGGGGTCTTGTCGGTCGGCGGACACTGGACGGCATGGTCGGTGCGTCCGGTTCCGGGAGTCGGCCGGTCGAGCGGCGTGTCGTGCTGCTGGGCGGGGCCGGTGCGCTGCTGGCCGCGGCCGGCTGCACCGGCGGGGCGCCCGGGCGGGGGACGGCGCCCGTCACGCCGACCACGGCCCCGGCCACCCGTGGTTCCCTCCCCCGTGCCACGCCCTGGCGGCCCCTGTCCGGGGAGATCCACCCCGAGGTCAAGCTGCGGGCCGCCCGGCTGGTCGAGGCCCTCGGCACCTGGCCGAGCGGGAAGAGCGGCAGGGCCGCGGCGAAGGCCCGGGTGACGGCCCTTCGGCTGCCCGCGGGTCTGGTGGACCGGGCGGGGCCGCTGCTGCCGTCCGCCGACGCGGCCGTGTTCCAGGTGGTGTACGCCCAGTACGGCGGGATCCTCAGTGACGCGGCGAGCGTGCTGGTGGTGGGCCGGCAGTGGACCCGGCACGGCGACCGGGTGACGGCCGACGGTACGACGGTCGATGTACGGCTGGCGCGGACCGGGGCCGGATGGAACGTCACCGACCTGCGCCCGGCCCGTCCCGGCGCCGCGGTGGTGTCGCTCTCGGCGCCCGTGCGCAAGGCGCTCGCCGACGGCACCCGGATCGCCCTGCCGCCCGCGGCGGAGGCCGATCTGCGCAGTGGCCTGGTCCACGACAGCGTGGCCGACGCGATGCTGCGGCTGGCGCGGACGTACCGGCTGGAGGTGAGCGTGGTCCGCTCGGGGCACCCGCTGCATGTGTTCGGCACGGACCGGCCCAGCGACCATCCGCGGGGCCGGGCGTTCGACGTCTGGCGGATCGACGGCCGGGCCGTGGTCGACCCCTCGACGCCCCGGGCCCTGATCGAACGCCTCATGCGGGACGCGGCGGCCGCAGGGTCCTACAACGTCGGCGGACCCGTCCGGCTGTCCGGCGGTGCGACGCCCGACCAGTTCTTCAGCGACAACACCCACCACGACCATGTGCACCTGGGCTTCCGCCGCTGAGCCGGCCGATTGCCGCGTCACTTCAGCAGTCCCCGGTCCTCGAGATAGCTGCGGGCCACGTCCTCGGGAAGGCGGCGCCAGCCGTCCACCTGGCGGTTCAGCGAGGTCAGGTCCTCGGTGGTGAGGACGGGGCCGAGGGCGCCGAGCGCCCGCGCGACACGTGCGCCGCCGGCCCGGGAGCGGTTGACGACCGGGACGACGTAGTCGGCGTTCTGGAGATGTCTGTCGTCGGCGAGCAGGACCAGGCCGAACTCGTCGAGGGTGGCGTCCGTGGTCGTGGTCAGCACCATCTGGTCCCGCCCGTCCCGGACGGCCCGCTTGGCCTGGACGGTGCCGACGCCCTTCGGGTCGACGCCGGTGATGTCGATGCCGTAGGTCTTCTTCAGACCCGGTGCGCAGTACGGCCGTCGGACGCACTCGTCACCGGCCGCGAGCCGCACCTTCAGTCCCGACCTTCCCAGGTCGCTCAGCGTCCTGAGGCCATGACGGCGGGCGTAGGCGCGGGTCACCGCGAAGGCGTTCCGGGCGACCGCGCGGCCCGGTTCGAGCACGGTCAGCCCGCGGGGCGCGGCCAGTCTCCGCAAGGCCGTCATGGTGACGGCGAGGTCCGGTGAGCCGACGGGCGCCGCCTCGGCACCGTGAGCCCTGGAGTTGAGCCAGTCCGCGAAGGTGGCCGCGTACTCCGGGACGACGTCGATCTGCCCCGACTCCAGGGCCGGCTCGTAGAGTTCGCGGTTGGCGACGGTGAGGACGGACGTCGTATAGCCGGCCTTGTCCAGCAGCAGCGCATAGAGGTGGGCGAGTACATCGCTCTCGGTGAAGCCGGCCGAGCCGACGGTCAGACGGCTGCTGTCGCCGGGCGGCGCGGTGACCCGGCCCCGGGTCTCCAGGGAGGGGCCCGACATACAGCCGGCGACCAGGAACAGACCGACGATCGCCGCGCACCGCCTCATCGTGAGCTCCCGGTCCGGCTCGGCGCCAGCCGTTCGACGGCCTCGAAGACCCCCTCGACGAGCAGGGCGAACCCGGCCACCAGCACGGCCCCGGCGACGACCTGAGGGGTGCTGGCCAGATTGAAGCCCGCGGTGATGATCCTGCCGAGTCCGCCCCCGCCCGCCAGTGCGGCGAGCGTGGCGGTCGCGACGAGCTGTACGGCGGCGATCCGCACCCCGTTGAGAACCAGGGGGAGCGCCAGCGGCAGCTCCACCCGGAACAGCATCTGGCGGCCCGTCATCCCCATCCCCCGTGCCGCCCGGACCACACTGCGGTCGACCTCGCGCATGCCGACATACGCGTTGGTGAGCAGCGGAGGCACCGCGAACAGCACGAGGGCGACGACGGTCGGCCCCTCCCCCCAGGTGCCGATCGGGGTGAGCAGCAGAAGCACCAGCACCGCGAAGGTGGGGACGGCGCGGCCGACGTTGGAGATGTTGACGGCCAGCGCGCCGCCCCTGCCCAGATGGCCGAGGACCAGGGCGACCGGCAGTGCGATCACACAGCTGACGACCAGGCAGACGACGGTCAGGACGAGATGCTGCAGCAGCCGGTACCCGATGCCGTCGGTGCCCTGCCAGTGGGCGGGGTCGGCGAGCCAGTGCCAGGCGGCGCCGAGGACCGTCATCCCTGTCTCGCCCCGGCCCAGGGGGTGAGCAGCCGCTGCACCCCGAGCAGCAGCAGATCGGCCGCCACCGCGATCAGCACACACAGCACGGACGCGGTCAGCACCTGGGCCTTGAACCAGGTGTTCATGCCCGCGTAGATCAGGTTCCCCAGCCCGCCGAAGCCGACGATCGCCCCGACCGTGACCAGGGAGACCGCCGAGACGGTGGCGATCCGCAGCCCGGCCATGGCGGCGGGCAGGGCGAGCGGCAGCTCGACGGTGAGCAGCAGCCGGACCGGGCCGTAGCCCATGCCACGGGCGGCCTGCCGGGTCTCCTCGGGGACCCCGCGCAGCCCGGCGAGGATGTTCCGCACCAGCAGGGTGAGCGAGTAGAGCACCAGACCGGCGACGACCAGCGCCCCCGACAGCCCGTACAGGGGAAGCAGCAGCGAGAACATGGCCAGGGACGGGATCGTGTAGAGGATCGTGGTGACGGCCAGCACGGGCCCCGCGGCCAGGCCCCAGCGGCGCGCCAGCAAGGCCAGCGGCAGGGCGACGGCCAGGCCGATCAGCACGGAGACGGCGGTCAGCTGCAGATGCTGGAGCACCGCGTCGAGAAGGAGATGCCGGCGGGTGCGCAGATACTCGCCGCAGATCCATTCGTTGCGGGCGAGGCAGTCGTCCGGGGGCGCGGTCACGCGTCCATTGCACCGGGAGGGCGAGCGGGCACGCGCGTTCTGCTCACCCGTCCGGGCGTCCTGCCGGGTCTCCGGGCGCGTCGTCGTCCGGCCTCGCGGTGCTCCCCCGGGCCCCTGGCCACCGCATTCCCGGCTCGCACACATCTGGCCGAATGGCGACGATGGGAAGGAAACCGACACCGCCGAACGCCACGCCGCCCCGGAGGGACGATGACCTCGAAAGCCTGTCCGGGAAACGAGGAGCCGGACGCCGTCGTTCCAGAAGCGGCGCGGATCTTCGAGCTGGAGGAGGAGGTCGGCCAGCTCAAGGAGGCGGTGACCTCGCACGCGGTGGTGGACCAGGCGATCGGCATGCTGGTCGCCCTCGCACATGTCTCCCCCGACGAGGGATGGGAGATGCTCCGGGAGGTCTCCCAGCACGCGAACATCAAACTGCGCAATGTCGCAGAGATGATCATCATCTGGGGGCGCGACGGGGAGCTGCCGGGTCATCTCCGTGTGCTTCTGGAGGACACGCTCGACCGGCACGGTCCCACCCGGCTCCCCGAGGATCCACCGTCCCCCTGACGTCCAGGGCCTGGTACGGGGTCCCCGCCAATCGGCGCGTGTTCTCGCCGCGTTGCCGCACCGTGCGGCGTGTTTCAAATACCCTCTCGCGGATAGTCCGGAAGGTGTCGGCGCACTGGCCCAACCGTTCCCGGGAGGGTTCGGCAGTGAGCCCGCCGCAGACGGCCGCCCGGTCGACGAGCGGGTCGGGCGGCCGGATGCATCCCGGCCCCCGGGGGCCGCAGGACGGACTCGTAGCGTACGGCGGCGCGGTCCGTGTCCTCAGCCGCGGTCCGTGCTCTCGGCGGCCGAGGTCGCGAGTGCCTCCTCGCGCACCCGTGCGCAGCAGCCGCTCAGCAGCCGTGAGACATGCATCTGGGAGATGCCGAGCTGATGGGCGATGCGGCTCTGGGTCATACCCCGGAAATAGCGCAGATAGAGGATGGCGCGCTCACGCTCGGGCAGGGACCGCAGGCACGGCTTGACGGCCTCCCGGTCGACGATCAGGTCGTATCCCGAGTCGGACTCGCCCAGGGCGTCGCCCAGCGCGTATCCGTCCTCACTGCCGGCCACCTCCGCGTCCAGGGACAGGGCGGTGAAGCTGTCCATGGCCTCCAGACCCACCCGGACGTCCTCCTCGCTGAGGTGCGCGTGCTCCGCGATGTCCGCGACGGTCGGCCCGTGCCCCGGGGTCTCCTGGGAGATCTCCTTGGCGGCCACCCGCACCCGGTTGCGCAGGTCCTGGACCCGGCGGGGGACGTGCAGGACCCACATATGGTCCCGGAAATGCCGCTTGATCTCACCGGTGATGGTGGGGATCGCATAGCTTTCGAAGGCGTATCCGCGCTCCGGCTCATAGCGGTCCACCGCCTTGACCAGGCCCAGTGCCGCGACCTGACACAGGTCCTCGACGGACTCGCCCCGCCCGCGGTAGCGGCGGGCGATCCGCTCGGCCATCGGGAGCCAGGACCGGACGATCTCGTCACGCAGCGCCTGGCGCTCGGGACAGTCGGACAGACCGCAAAGCCGCTCGAACGCCTCCCCGGTGTCGGGGGCGTCGTCGTGCGGATGCTGCTTCGCCTTGACCGTGATGCGCATGTGCTTTCAACTCCCTCGAGGGGCTGACTGGAGAGTCACCGTGGGAGGGCGCACACACAGCAGGGACACACCCGGGATCGCTGGTGGCCAGCTCCCACGGACGTGCCTCCTGTCCGAAGCACTAGTAGCCCCCATTCCCGCATCGCGTCCCGCCAAACAGCTTCTTCCTGCTGTCACCGGAGGATTCCGGGACACCGAGGGACACGGTGACCGTGGGCGGTCGCCCGAGTCCCACCGGTGACATCACCGGCACCCGATTCACCCGGTGACGTCCCGCTCCGCAGGGTGTTCGCCGTCTCGCCCTTACGCGGGCCGCAGCCAGAGGGTGGCGAGGGGTGGCAGGGTCAGGCGGATGCTTGTGGTGTGGCCGTGGCAGGGGGTGGGTTCGGGTGTGAGGGGTTCGGGGTTGTGGATGTTGCTGCCGCCGTATCGGGTGTGGTCGGTGTTGAGGGTTTCGTGCCAGGTGTGGATGTCGTGGGGGACGCCGAGGCGGTAGTCGTGGCGGACGGCGGGGGAGAAGTGGGAGACGGCGAGCAGGGGTGTGCCGTGGGTGTCGTGGCGGAGGAAGGCGAGGACGTTGTCGTCGGCGGCGTCGGCGGTGATCCAGTGGAAGCCGGTGGGGTCGGTGTCGTTCTGCCACAGGGCGGGGGTGTGGCGGTAGTGGGTGTTGAGGTCGCGGACGAGGTCGCGGATGCCGCGGTGGTCGGGTTCGGCCGGGTGGGCGGGGTCGAGGAGCCACCAGTCGGGGCCGTGGGTGTGGGACCATTCGGTTGCCTGGGCGAACTCCTGTCCCATGAAGAGGAGTTGTTTGCCGGGGTGGGCCCACATGTAGGCGAGGTAGGCGCGGTGGTCGGCGCGTTGCTGCCACCAGTCGCCGGGCATCTTGGAGACCAGGGACCGTTTGCCGTGGACGACTTCGTCGTGGGAGAGCGGCAGGATGTAGTGCTCGGTGTGGGCGTAGGTCAGGGAGAAGGTCATCCGGTGATGGTGGTGGCGGCGGTGCACGGGGTTGTGGGCCAGGTAGGTGAGGGAGTCGTGCATCCAGCCCATGTTCCATTTGAGGTCGAAGCCGAGGCCGCCGTGGTGGGTGGGGCGGGTGACGCCGTTCCAGGCGGTGGATTCCTCGGCGAGGGTGATGACGTCGGGGTGGCGGCGGTGGAGGGTGGCGTTCAGGTCCTGGAGGAAGGCGACGGCGTCGAGGTTCTCGTTGCCGCCGTGAATGTTGGGGGTCCACCGGCCCGGGGTGCGTGAGTAGTCGAGGTAGAGCATGGAGGCGACGGCGTCGACGCGCAGGCCGTCGAGGTGGAACTCCTCGCACCAGTACAGGGCGTTGGCGATCAGGAAGTTGCGGACCTCGCGGCGGCCCAGATCGAATTCCAGGGTGCCCCAGTCGGGGTGGGCGGCGCGGTGGGGGTCCTGGTGCTCGTACAGGGGGCGCCCGTCGAACTGGGCCAGTGCCCAGTCGTCGCGGGGGAAGTGGGCCGGCACCCAGTCCAGCAGCACCCCGATCCCCGCCCGGTGCAGCGCGTCGACCAGGAACCGGAAGTCGTCGGGAGTGCCCAGCCGCGCGGTCGGCGCATAGAACCCGGTGACCTGATAGCCCCACGACCCGCCGAAGGGATGCTCCGCCAGCGGCATCAGCTCCACATGGGTGAACCCCAGATCCCTCACATACCCGGGCAGCTGCTCCGCCAGCTGCCGGTAGGTCAGCCCCGGCCGCCAGGACGGCAGATGCACCTCGTACACCGACAACGGCGCCCGACACACCGCAACATCACCACGCCCGCCCATCCATTCCGTATCGCGCCAGGCGTAGGCCGACTCCGTGACGATCGACGCGGTCGCCGGCGGAACCTCGGTACGGCGCGCCATCGGATCCGCCCGCAGAGTGGTGGTGCCGTCG encodes:
- a CDS encoding ABC transporter ATP-binding protein, whose protein sequence is MIRFEEVGKRYPDGTTAVENLSFEVAEGELVALVGPSGCGKTTTVMMVNRLIDPTSGRILVGGRDIAGVDPVRLRRRIGYVIQQVGLFPHRTVLDNTATVPYLTGWKKARARARAAELLALVGLDPKTYGPRYPDQLSGGQRQRVGVARALAADPPVLLMDEPFGAVDPVVREQLQEEFLRMRESVRKTVLLVTHDIEEAVRLGDRIAVYGQGHIEQFDTPGAVLGRPATPYVAEFVGADRGLKRLSVTRIEPSDLEQPPVARLDEPAARVVARLHAQGARWAVVLDAGGDLHGWTGVGELDAGGPVGDHVHRMNSWVPVGAPLKQAFGVMLQHDAGWVAVLDGARFLGVLTPAKLHEALRRSVDADARGVPRSLVPFDSVADA
- a CDS encoding ABC transporter substrate-binding protein, yielding MRRCAAIVGLFLVAGCMSGPSLETRGRVTAPPGDSSRLTVGSAGFTESDVLAHLYALLLDKAGYTTSVLTVANRELYEPALESGQIDVVPEYAATFADWLNSRAHGAEAAPVGSPDLAVTMTALRRLAAPRGLTVLEPGRAVARNAFAVTRAYARRHGLRTLSDLGRSGLKVRLAAGDECVRRPYCAPGLKKTYGIDITGVDPKGVGTVQAKRAVRDGRDQMVLTTTTDATLDEFGLVLLADDRHLQNADYVVPVVNRSRAGGARVARALGALGPVLTTEDLTSLNRQVDGWRRLPEDVARSYLEDRGLLK
- a CDS encoding ABC transporter permease, coding for MTVLGAAWHWLADPAHWQGTDGIGYRLLQHLVLTVVCLVVSCVIALPVALVLGHLGRGGALAVNISNVGRAVPTFAVLVLLLLTPIGTWGEGPTVVALVLFAVPPLLTNAYVGMREVDRSVVRAARGMGMTGRQMLFRVELPLALPLVLNGVRIAAVQLVATATLAALAGGGGLGRIITAGFNLASTPQVVAGAVLVAGFALLVEGVFEAVERLAPSRTGSSR
- a CDS encoding ABC transporter permease produces the protein MTAPPDDCLARNEWICGEYLRTRRHLLLDAVLQHLQLTAVSVLIGLAVALPLALLARRWGLAAGPVLAVTTILYTIPSLAMFSLLLPLYGLSGALVVAGLVLYSLTLLVRNILAGLRGVPEETRQAARGMGYGPVRLLLTVELPLALPAAMAGLRIATVSAVSLVTVGAIVGFGGLGNLIYAGMNTWFKAQVLTASVLCVLIAVAADLLLLGVQRLLTPWAGARQG
- a CDS encoding ANTAR domain-containing protein — protein: MTSKACPGNEEPDAVVPEAARIFELEEEVGQLKEAVTSHAVVDQAIGMLVALAHVSPDEGWEMLREVSQHANIKLRNVAEMIIIWGRDGELPGHLRVLLEDTLDRHGPTRLPEDPPSP
- a CDS encoding SigB/SigF/SigG family RNA polymerase sigma factor, with amino-acid sequence MRITVKAKQHPHDDAPDTGEAFERLCGLSDCPERQALRDEIVRSWLPMAERIARRYRGRGESVEDLCQVAALGLVKAVDRYEPERGYAFESYAIPTITGEIKRHFRDHMWVLHVPRRVQDLRNRVRVAAKEISQETPGHGPTVADIAEHAHLSEEDVRVGLEAMDSFTALSLDAEVAGSEDGYALGDALGESDSGYDLIVDREAVKPCLRSLPERERAILYLRYFRGMTQSRIAHQLGISQMHVSRLLSGCCARVREEALATSAAESTDRG
- the glgB gene encoding 1,4-alpha-glucan branching enzyme, translated to MSSSSLATPSPAPAEPGDRERLLAGTHHDPHTVLGAHPVPDGVAFRVLRPGALSVTLVMGEAWAELYDDGDGFFSGLLPLREVPEYRLLVAYEGVVLETDDPYRFLPALGAFDLHLIGEGRHEELWRALGARAMTHAGVRGTRFTVWAPNARGVRVCGDFCHWDGRAYPMRSLGSSGVWELFVPGVGPGTLYKFEITRPDGTTTLRADPMARRTEVPPATASIVTESAYAWRDTEWMGGRGDVAVCRAPLSVYEVHLPSWRPGLTYRQLAEQLPGYVRDLGFTHVELMPLAEHPFGGSWGYQVTGFYAPTARLGTPDDFRFLVDALHRAGIGVLLDWVPAHFPRDDWALAQFDGRPLYEHQDPHRAAHPDWGTLEFDLGRREVRNFLIANALYWCEEFHLDGLRVDAVASMLYLDYSRTPGRWTPNIHGGNENLDAVAFLQDLNATLHRRHPDVITLAEESTAWNGVTRPTHHGGLGFDLKWNMGWMHDSLTYLAHNPVHRRHHHHRMTFSLTYAHTEHYILPLSHDEVVHGKRSLVSKMPGDWWQQRADHRAYLAYMWAHPGKQLLFMGQEFAQATEWSHTHGPDWWLLDPAHPAEPDHRGIRDLVRDLNTHYRHTPALWQNDTDPTGFHWITADAADDNVLAFLRHDTHGTPLLAVSHFSPAVRHDYRLGVPHDIHTWHETLNTDHTRYGGSNIHNPEPLTPEPTPCHGHTTSIRLTLPPLATLWLRPA